The sequence CCGACCCCTCCGCCACCGACGCCACCGTCGGCGTCTTCCTCAAGAGCGCCGGCGGCGTCGAGACGAAGGTCGGCGAGCAGCCGGTCAAGGGATCGAAGCAGGGCGTCCGGATCGTCTTCCCGGCAAACTGGAAGCCGGGCACGACATACCGCGTCCATGTCGCGGCCGGCCGGCAGGTCGACCAGGACGTCCAGCCCGACCTCGTGACACCGTCCACCCCCTGCGCCACCGGGAGCGCGACCCCGACGCCGACGGCCAGTACGACGCCGCCCTCCCCGGCCCCGACCCCGACGCCGTCCACCACCGCGTCCGCCCCGGCCGAGCCGGCGCCCCCGGCCCCGTCGGCCTCCCCGTCGAGCCCCGCCCCCGCGGACGCCGCGGGCAACGGGCCCTCCCCTGCGGCCGGCGACTCCGGCCTCGCCGAGACCGGCGCGAACTCCCACACCGCGCTGATCGCCGGCCTCGCGGCGGCCCTGGTGGTGGTCGGCGGGAGCGCGGTCTGGTTCGGCATGCGCCACCGCGGCGCCGGCCGCGACGACTGAGCCGCCGGAGCCCCCGGGCCCCGGCCCGCTCGGCACAGGCACGACCGCGCCCGGGGACGAACGATCAGTCCAGTACGGCGGTCTCGGCCGCGTCGAACTCCACGCCGACGGAGGCACCGGGCTCGGGCGCGTCCCGCAGCGCGCAGGCCGCCTCCAGTCGCGGGCCGTCCGCCGGCTGGAGGTGGACGGCCACGTGCGCGCCCTTGAAGGTGCGGGCGGTCACCGTGCAGGACAGGCCCTGGCCGGCGGGCACCAGCCGGACGCCGGCCGGGCGGACCAGGACCGTACGGCTGCCCTGCGCCGAGCCGTCGGGGACGGGCAGCTTGCCCCACGGGCTGACGGCGACCGTCCCGGCGACGGTCGCCGGGACCACGTTCTCGAAGCCGAGGAAGCGGGCCACGAACGCGTCGGCGGGCCGCTGCCACACCTCCACCGGCGTCCCGGACTGCGCGATCCGCCCGTCCCGCATCACCACCACCCGGTCGGCCAGCGCGAACGCCTCGCCCTGGTCGTGGGTCACGGCGAGCACGGTCGTGCCCAGACGGCCGAACAGCTCCCGCAGCTCCACCACGAGGCGTTCGCGCAGCGAGCGGTCGAGCTGGCCGAGCGGCTCGTCCAGCATGAGCAGCCGGGGCCGGGGCGCGAGCGCCCGGGCGAGGGCCACGCGCTGCTGCTCGCCGCCGGACAGGGCGGCCACGGCCCGCCGCGCGGCCCCCGGCAGGCCGACCAGGTCGAGCAGCCGGCCCACCTCGGCGTCGCGTTCGCGCCGGTCGACGCCGTGCATGCGCAGTCCGAACGCCACATTGGCGCCGACGTCCCGCTGCGGGAACAGCTGGTGGTCCTGGAACATCAGGCCGACATCGCGCTTGTGCGCGGGCACCCCGCTCTGGTCCCGGCCGTCGAGCAGCACCCGCCCGCCGTCCAGGCGTTGCAGCCCGGCGACGGCCCTGAGCAGGGTCGACTTCCCGCTGCCGCTCGGCCCGAGCACGCACACCACCTCGTGCTCGGCGACATCGAGGCCGACCCGGTCGAGGACGGCCCGCCCGCCGAAGCGCACGGTCGCGGCATCCAGGCTGAGCAGCATCTAGAACTCCCCCGTCCGGTCGGTGCGCAGCCGCTCCAGGACGAGCAGCGCGGCGGCGCACACCACCATCAGAATGGTCGAAAGGGCCATCGCCTGGCCGTAGTTGAGATCGCCGGGGCGGCTGAGCAGCCGGGCCACGGCGACCGGGAGCGTCGGGTTGTCGGGCCGGGCGATGAACACGGTCGCCCCGAACTCGCCGAGCGACACGGCGAACGCGAAGCCGGCCGCGATCAGCAGCGCCCGCCGTACCAGCGGCAGATCCACCTCCCGCCACACCCGCCAGGGGGAGGCCCCGAGCACGGCGGCGGCCTCCCTGAGGCGCACGTCCACCGCGCGCAGCACGGGCAGCATGGTCCGTACGACGAAGGGGGCGCCCACCAGCGCCTGCGCGAGCGGCACCAGGATCCAGGACTGGCGCAGGTCCAGCGGCGGCTTGTCGAGCGCGATCAGGAAGCCGAAGCCGACGGTCACGGCGGACACGCCGAGCGGCAGCATCAGCAGCGCGTCGAAGCCCCGTACCAGCCGTCCGGCGTCCCGGCGGGCCAGCGCGGCGGCGGCGAGAGCGCCGATCACGACGGCGATGGCGGTGGCCGCGGCGGCGTACTGGAGCGAGGTCCACACCGCGTGCACGGGCGCCACCAGGAACGTGCCGCCGTCGGGTTCGGTCAGCGCCCGGTAGTAGCCGAGACCGGGCGCGTCGAGGGAGCGGCGGACGAGGACGCCGAGCGGCAGTACCAGGAGCAGGGCGACGGTGGCGAGGACGGCGGCGAGCAGCGCCCACTGTCCGGTCCCGCGCGGCCGGCGCGCGGTCGCGGCGGCGGCGACCAGGCGCAGCGCGGTCTCGCGCCGCCGTACCGTCCAGGCGTGCACGGCGAGGATCGCACCGACGGCGGCGAACTGGACGAGGGTGAGGACGGCGGCCGTGGTCAGGTCGAAGACCTCGGAGGTCTGCCGGTAGATCTCCACCTCGAGGGTGGAGAAGGCGGGGCCGCCGAGGATCTGCACCACGCCGAAGGAGGTGAAGGTGAACAAGAACACCATCAGGGCGGCGGCGGCCACGGCGGGCCCGAGCGCCGGCAGGGTGACCCGGCGCCAGGCCGTCAGCGGCGAGGCGCCCAGCATCCGCGCGGCCTCCTCCTGCCGGGGGTCGAGCTGGGCCCACAGCCCGCCGACGGTGCGGACGACGACCGCGTAGTTGAAGAAGACATGGGCGAGCAGGATCGCCCACACCGTGGTGTCCAGCCGCACCCCCCACAGCTCGTCCAGCAGGCCGCCCCGCCCGACCAGCGCCAGGAAGGCACTGCCGACGACGACGGTCGGCAGCACGAACGGCACCGTGACGACGGCCCGCAGCACCTGTCTGCCGGGGAAGTCGAGGCGGGCGAAGACATACGCGGCGGGCAGGGCGAGCAGCAGGGTGAGCGCGGTGGAGGCGAGCGCCTGCCAGGTGGTGAACCACAGCACGTGCCGGATGTCGGGACGGGCGACGACGTCCGCGATCCGCCCGAGCTGCCAGGTGCCGTCCGTCCTCAGCCCGCGGGTGACGATCGCGGCTACGGGCCAGGCGAAGAACAGCGCGAAGAACGCGACGGGCAGGGCCATCAGCCCGAGCCGCGCCGCGCTCCCGCGCCGGTCGCGCACCTTGGCGGTCACTTCAGTACGAGCGACGTCCACGAGGAGACCCACTGGTCGCGGTTGGCGGCGATTCTGTCGGGGGCCAGGGTCTCGGGGTCCTTGGCGGCCGGACCGTACTTGGTGAAGTCGGCCGGCACGGGGACGCCCTCGACGACCGGGTAGACGAACATGTTCAGCGGCATGTCCTGCTGGAACTCCCGGGTGAGCAGGAAGTCGAGGAACGCCTTGCCGCCCGCGGGGTTCTTCGCGTTGCTCAGCAGCCCGGCGTACTCGGTCTGCCGGAAGCAGGTGCCGTACGCCACCCCGGTCGGGGCGGTCGCGGGCCGCTTCTTGGCGTAGATCACCTCGGCGGGCGGGGAGGAGGCGTACGACACCACCAGCGGCCGGTCACCGCCGGCCTTCCTGCCCTCGGAGGACCCGGAGAACTCCTGGTAGTACGCCTGCTCCCAGCCGTTGACGACCTTCACGCCGTTGGCCCGGAGCTTCTTCCAGTACTCCGGCCAGCCCTTGTCGCCGAACCGCGCGGCGCTGCCGAGCAGGAAGCCGAGGCCCGGCGAGGAGGTGCCCGCGTTCTCGGTGACGAGGAGGTTCTTGTACTCCGGCTCGGCGAGGTCGTCGAAGGACCGCGGCGGGGTCAGCTTGTGCGCGCTGAACCAGGCCTTGTCGTAGTTGACGCAGATGTCGCCGGTGTCGACGGGGGTGACGCGGTGCTTGTCCTGGTCGACGCGGTTCTCCGGCCGGACGGAGCCGGCGCCCTTCGGCTCGTAGGACTGGAACAGCCCGTTGTCCAGGGCCCGGGAGAGCAGGGTGTTGTCGACGCCGAAGAAGACGTCGCCCTGCGGGTTGTCCTTGGTCAGGATCGCCTTGTTGACGGCCTGCCCGGCGTCGCCGTCCTTGAGGACCCTGAGCTTGTACCCGGACCGCTTCTCGAAGTCCTTGACGACGCTCTTGGAGACGCTCCACGAGTCGTGGCTGACGAGGGTGACGGTCTTCGGGTCCGAGGACGGCCCGGAGCCCGACGAACCGCACGCGGACAGCGTGATCAGGCCGAGCCCCGCCGCCACGGCCACGAGGGTCTTGTTGTGCACTGGATGTCCTCCTGGGGGTTGGCCAGGAAGAGACGCGGCCCTGACCGGGCCGCCGCGAGGACGGCCCGGTCAGGGCGCAACAGCTTGAGTGATGACCGAACTTCCTACCCAGAATGACCTGGGCGAGGTTCAGAGGGTCTGCGGCCCGGTTGCCGCACTCTCAGCGCTGTGGCGCTCCCCTGTCGGAATATGAAGATATGTGGACGTGGTCAGATTACCGCTCGGTGGCCGCGAGCTGACCGCAGGCTCCGTCGATCTCCTGCCCGCGGGTGTCCCGGATGGTCACGGCCACCCCGTGCGCGGCGATGGCCTCCACGAACGCCTTCTCGTCCTCCGGCCGCGACGCGGTCCACTTCGACCCCGGCGTGGGGTTGAGCGGGATGAGGTTGACGTGCACGGGCTTGCCCCGGAGCAGCCGGCCGAGCCGGTCGCCGCGCCAGGCCTGGTCGTTGATGTCCCGGATCAGCGCGTACTCGATGGACAGCCGGCGGCCCGACTTCTCGGTGTACTCGAAGCCGGCGTCCAGCACCTCGCGCACCTTCCACCGCGTGTTCACGGGGACGAGGGTGTCGCGCAGCTCGTCGTCGGGGGCGTGCAGGGAGATCGCCAGCCGGCACTTGAAGCCCTCGTCGGCGAACCGGTGGATGGCCGGCACCAGCCCGACGGTGGAGACGGTGATCCCGCGCTGCGAGAGCCCGAGGCCGTCCGGAGCGGGGTCGGTGAGCGCCCGGATGGCCCCGACGACCCGGTTGTAGTTGGCGAGCGGCTCGCCCATCCCCATGAAGACGATGTTCGACAGCCGCGCCGGGCCGCCCGGCACCTCGCCGTCGCGCAGCGCCCGCATACCGTCCACGATCTGGTGGACGATCTCCGCGGTGGACAGGTTGCGGTCCAGTCCCGCCTGCCCGGTCGCGCAGAACGGGCAGTTCATCCCGCATCCGGCCTGTGAGCTGATGCACATGGTCACCCGGTCCGGGTAGCGCATCAGCACGGACTCGACCAGCGTCCCGTCGAACAGCCGCCACAGCGTCTTGCGCGTGGTCCCCTCGTCGGTGGACAGATGCCGGACGACGGTCATCAGCTCCGGGAACAGGGCTTCCTGGAGCCTGGCGCGCGAACCGGCGGGGATGTCGGTCCACTGCTCCGGGTCGTGCGCGTACCGCGCGAAGTAGTGCTGCGAGAGCTGCTTGGCACGGAACGGCTTCTCGCCGATCTCGGCCACCGCGTCCTTGCGCTGGGCGGGCGTGAGGTCGGCGAGATGCCGCGGCGGCTTCTTGGCTCCGCGCGGCGCGACAAAAGTGAGTTCTCCGGGCTTAGGCATGGCTCAACCAGTGTCGCAGATCCAACCGGGTGACCCGGAAAGCGTGCTCTCACCAGGTGACCGGCAGGGTTTTCGGGCCGCGGATCAGGCCCCGGCGCTGGAATGCGACCTCCTCGGCAGGTACGGCCAGCCGGATGGCGGGGAAGCGGGCCAGGACGGAGCCGATCACGACCTCGGCCTCCATGCGGGCCATGGCGGCGGCCAGGCAGTGGTGCGGGCCGTGACCGAAGGCCAGGTGGGCGAGGTGGTTCCGGTCGAAGTCCAGGGTGTCGGGGTCGGGGAACGCGCCGGGATCGCGGTTGGCCGCGAGGTAGGCGTTGTAGACCACGTCACCGGCGCGGATCAGCCGGCCGCCGACCTCGACGTCCTCGGTGGCGATCCGCGGGATGCCGACGCCGTTGCGGTGCGGGACGTAGCGGAACAGTTCCTCCACGGCCCGGGGCAGCAGTTCCGGCTCGCGGCGCAGCCGGTCGAGGTGGCCGGGGTGGGTGAGCAGCGCGTACATCATCGAGCCGCTGTTGCCGCGGACCGCGTGGCCGCCGCTGACCTGGACGGCGATCGCGAGGGAGACCGCCTCGTCCTCGGTGATCTCGCCCTCGGCGGCGGCCCGCGCCAGCACTCCGGCGAGATCGTCGCGGGGTTCCTCGCGGCGGCGCCCGAGCAGTCCCGCGATCCGCTCCCGGGTCGCCCTCGCGGCCTCCCGGGCGCGCTCTGCGGACCCGGCGCCCGCCGACAACAGGGCCTCACCGGCCGCGGTCCAGTCCGGCCGGTCCTCCTCGGCGACGCCGAGGAAGTCGCGGAGCACGGCGAGCGGGAAGGGGCCGTGCAGATGCTCCACGAGGTCGGCCGGGGCGCCGGCGCGCGCCATCGCGTCCAGCAGTTCGGCGGCCCTGCGCTCGGCGAGCGGGCGCAGCCGCCGCATGCTCCGCCCGGTGAACGCCCGGGCGACGACCCGGCGCAGCCGCGTGTGCCGGGGCGGATCGATGTACTGCAGGCCCGCCGTCTGCGAGGCGACCGGCGCCGGGCGCATGGCGGGCACGTCCCGGCCGGCGACCCGTTCCCGGGAGAAGCGCGGGTCGGAGGTGACGAAGCGGACATCGTCGTACCGGGTGACCAGCCAGGCCCAGCCGGCACCGTACGGCAGCCGGATCCGGCTGACCGGCTCCTCGCGCAGCACCTCGTCCAGGAACGGATCGGGGTCGAGCGCGGGCAGATCGTCCACGGGCCAGAACCGCACCGGAGGCGCGGGGACGGGACGCGCGGGCGCTGGGGAGGAAGCGGGACGTGCGGAGGTGGAGGCCGGGCACGCGGAGACACGCGCGGAAGACTCCGAGCCGGAGGACGGACACGCGGAGGCGGTGGCCGGGCAGGTGGAGGCGGTGGCCGGGCAGGTGGACGCGGAGGCGGGGGCGGGGTCGAGGGGCATCGGGCACACTCCCTGCTGCGGCACCGGGCGGCGGCGCGACCGCCGTCTCGTGAGGAGTCTGCCGCGCCCGGCACCGGGCCGCCGATTCCTGCTGCGGCATCCGGGTACGGGCCCGCTCGTGGCTACGACGACGGCCCCCGCCCTGCCGCGACGCAGGAGGAGGGCCGGGAAGCCGTACCGCTCACGCGGAGCCGACGAAGACCACCATCAGCAGCCACACCACCGGAGCCGTGGGCAGCAGCGAGTCCAGGCGGTCCATGATGCCGCCGTGGCCGGGAAGCAAGGTGCCCATGTCCTTGATGCCCAGGTCGCGCTTGATCATGGATTCGCCGAGGTCGCCCAGCGTGGCGCTGGCCGCGACCGCCAGGCCCAGCAGCAGGCCCTGCCACCAGGCTCCGCCGTCGATCAGGAACCGCATGCACAGCGCGCCCGCCACCATCGCGAACAGCACCGCGCCCAGCAGGCCCTCGCGGGTCTTGCCGGGGCTGATGCGCGGGGCGAGCTTGTGCTTGCCGAAGCGCCAGCCGACGGCGTACGCGCCGGTGTCGCTGACGACCGTCAGCAGCAGGAAGGTCAGCACCCGCCAGGGACCGTCGTCGGCGGCGAGCATCAGCGCGACGAAGGTGGCGAGGAAGGGGACGTAGAACGCGGCGAAGACACCGGCCGTGACGTCCTTGAGATAGCCCTCCGGCCGCTCCGTCATGCGCCAGACCAGGGTGGCCAGGGCGGTGAGGGCCATGGCCACCCACGCGCCCTCGGCGCCGCGCGCATAGCCGGCGACGACCATGGCCGCACCGCCCACCGCGAGCGGCACGAGCGGCGCCCGGATCTCCTTGCGCTCCTGGAGCCTGCTGGTCAGCTCCCACAGTCCGACGACGACGGCGACCGCTATCACGCCGACGAACACGGCCTTGACGACGAACAGGGACGCGACGATCACCACGCCGAGCCCGACGCCGACCCCTATGGCGGCGCCCAGGTCGCGGCCCGCGCTCTTCTTCTGCGGCGCCGGCGGCGGCTGCGGGACGTCGGGCATGGGCTCCGGGTTCTGGGTCTCGGCCGGGAGCTCCCGGGCCTGGAACGTCTCGTCTCGGAACAGGGGCCCGCTCAGCCGAGCGGCCCCCCGGTCGTCGTCCTGGTCTCCGCCATAC comes from Streptomyces sp. SCL15-4 and encodes:
- a CDS encoding LAETG motif-containing sortase-dependent surface protein, which gives rise to MTRRSVRRSASVLGVATGSAALILGLAGSALACTIADFSAAAACDGGKGVIVVTDTDPSATDATVGVFLKSAGGVETKVGEQPVKGSKQGVRIVFPANWKPGTTYRVHVAAGRQVDQDVQPDLVTPSTPCATGSATPTPTASTTPPSPAPTPTPSTTASAPAEPAPPAPSASPSSPAPADAAGNGPSPAAGDSGLAETGANSHTALIAGLAAALVVVGGSAVWFGMRHRGAGRDD
- a CDS encoding ABC transporter ATP-binding protein, which encodes MLLSLDAATVRFGGRAVLDRVGLDVAEHEVVCVLGPSGSGKSTLLRAVAGLQRLDGGRVLLDGRDQSGVPAHKRDVGLMFQDHQLFPQRDVGANVAFGLRMHGVDRRERDAEVGRLLDLVGLPGAARRAVAALSGGEQQRVALARALAPRPRLLMLDEPLGQLDRSLRERLVVELRELFGRLGTTVLAVTHDQGEAFALADRVVVMRDGRIAQSGTPVEVWQRPADAFVARFLGFENVVPATVAGTVAVSPWGKLPVPDGSAQGSRTVLVRPAGVRLVPAGQGLSCTVTARTFKGAHVAVHLQPADGPRLEAACALRDAPEPGASVGVEFDAAETAVLD
- a CDS encoding iron ABC transporter permease; translation: MALPVAFFALFFAWPVAAIVTRGLRTDGTWQLGRIADVVARPDIRHVLWFTTWQALASTALTLLLALPAAYVFARLDFPGRQVLRAVVTVPFVLPTVVVGSAFLALVGRGGLLDELWGVRLDTTVWAILLAHVFFNYAVVVRTVGGLWAQLDPRQEEAARMLGASPLTAWRRVTLPALGPAVAAAALMVFLFTFTSFGVVQILGGPAFSTLEVEIYRQTSEVFDLTTAAVLTLVQFAAVGAILAVHAWTVRRRETALRLVAAAATARRPRGTGQWALLAAVLATVALLLVLPLGVLVRRSLDAPGLGYYRALTEPDGGTFLVAPVHAVWTSLQYAAAATAIAVVIGALAAAALARRDAGRLVRGFDALLMLPLGVSAVTVGFGFLIALDKPPLDLRQSWILVPLAQALVGAPFVVRTMLPVLRAVDVRLREAAAVLGASPWRVWREVDLPLVRRALLIAAGFAFAVSLGEFGATVFIARPDNPTLPVAVARLLSRPGDLNYGQAMALSTILMVVCAAALLVLERLRTDRTGEF
- a CDS encoding thiamine ABC transporter substrate-binding protein, translated to MHNKTLVAVAAGLGLITLSACGSSGSGPSSDPKTVTLVSHDSWSVSKSVVKDFEKRSGYKLRVLKDGDAGQAVNKAILTKDNPQGDVFFGVDNTLLSRALDNGLFQSYEPKGAGSVRPENRVDQDKHRVTPVDTGDICVNYDKAWFSAHKLTPPRSFDDLAEPEYKNLLVTENAGTSSPGLGFLLGSAARFGDKGWPEYWKKLRANGVKVVNGWEQAYYQEFSGSSEGRKAGGDRPLVVSYASSPPAEVIYAKKRPATAPTGVAYGTCFRQTEYAGLLSNAKNPAGGKAFLDFLLTREFQQDMPLNMFVYPVVEGVPVPADFTKYGPAAKDPETLAPDRIAANRDQWVSSWTSLVLK
- the rlmN gene encoding 23S rRNA (adenine(2503)-C(2))-methyltransferase RlmN; translation: MPKPGELTFVAPRGAKKPPRHLADLTPAQRKDAVAEIGEKPFRAKQLSQHYFARYAHDPEQWTDIPAGSRARLQEALFPELMTVVRHLSTDEGTTRKTLWRLFDGTLVESVLMRYPDRVTMCISSQAGCGMNCPFCATGQAGLDRNLSTAEIVHQIVDGMRALRDGEVPGGPARLSNIVFMGMGEPLANYNRVVGAIRALTDPAPDGLGLSQRGITVSTVGLVPAIHRFADEGFKCRLAISLHAPDDELRDTLVPVNTRWKVREVLDAGFEYTEKSGRRLSIEYALIRDINDQAWRGDRLGRLLRGKPVHVNLIPLNPTPGSKWTASRPEDEKAFVEAIAAHGVAVTIRDTRGQEIDGACGQLAATER
- a CDS encoding cytochrome P450, translated to MDDLPALDPDPFLDEVLREEPVSRIRLPYGAGWAWLVTRYDDVRFVTSDPRFSRERVAGRDVPAMRPAPVASQTAGLQYIDPPRHTRLRRVVARAFTGRSMRRLRPLAERRAAELLDAMARAGAPADLVEHLHGPFPLAVLRDFLGVAEEDRPDWTAAGEALLSAGAGSAERAREAARATRERIAGLLGRRREEPRDDLAGVLARAAAEGEITEDEAVSLAIAVQVSGGHAVRGNSGSMMYALLTHPGHLDRLRREPELLPRAVEELFRYVPHRNGVGIPRIATEDVEVGGRLIRAGDVVYNAYLAANRDPGAFPDPDTLDFDRNHLAHLAFGHGPHHCLAAAMARMEAEVVIGSVLARFPAIRLAVPAEEVAFQRRGLIRGPKTLPVTW
- a CDS encoding phosphatidate cytidylyltransferase encodes the protein MSDSSWGAPPPAGQAGYWGSTAGGPVQRAAPAGPAYDAPEAQHTRPMPIVPDGPAYGGDQDDDRGAARLSGPLFRDETFQARELPAETQNPEPMPDVPQPPPAPQKKSAGRDLGAAIGVGVGLGVVIVASLFVVKAVFVGVIAVAVVVGLWELTSRLQERKEIRAPLVPLAVGGAAMVVAGYARGAEGAWVAMALTALATLVWRMTERPEGYLKDVTAGVFAAFYVPFLATFVALMLAADDGPWRVLTFLLLTVVSDTGAYAVGWRFGKHKLAPRISPGKTREGLLGAVLFAMVAGALCMRFLIDGGAWWQGLLLGLAVAASATLGDLGESMIKRDLGIKDMGTLLPGHGGIMDRLDSLLPTAPVVWLLMVVFVGSA